CCGGTTATTACCGTAGTCACGGATCAACTGATGATATAATTCAATCCCCACAGCATCGAGGTTGGTACAGGGCTCATCGAGCAACACGCAAGGCACATCACTAAAAATAGCCTGCGCCAGTTTTACCCGTTGTTTCATTCCACTTGAATAGAACCGGATCTGTTTGTTGGCTGCTGCTTTTAAACCTAAAATGGAGATAATATCAGGAATGGTAGTAAGGGGTATCAGTGGCTTAAACTGCGCATGAAACTCCAGCATTTCCAGCAGGGTCATTTCTTCAATCAATTCAAGATAAGGCGCAGCTATAGAAATATAGCGAAATGCATTATCAACCTCAATCTCTTTTTCTATGGCGTTTGTATTGCCAATTGCCAATTGGCTATTGGCTATTGTATAATTGGCTTTCCCCTCACTCATCATAATGGCGCCGCCTATGGCCTGTAATAAAGTAGATTTACCGGACCCA
The Niastella koreensis GR20-10 genome window above contains:
- a CDS encoding ABC transporter ATP-binding protein, which gives rise to MKISLINAGKRFNRDWIFRNINQEFISGTAYAITGPNGSGKSTLLQAIGGAIMMSEGKANYTIANSQLAIGNTNAIEKEIEVDNAFRYISIAAPYLELIEEMTLLEMLEFHAQFKPLIPLTTIPDIISILGLKAAANKQIRFYSSGMKQRVKLAQAIFSDVPCVLLDEPCTNLDAVGIELYHQLIRDYGNNRLIIVSSNDPQEYSFCREKINITDFKTANVKRQT